In one window of Reinekea forsetii DNA:
- a CDS encoding TRAP transporter substrate-binding protein, with translation MNVEHKMLAKKLAGGLAVAALTLSIGIAHAADFNLRAVANSNENDEDYDGLVVFKDFVEAHSNGKISVDLFIGTQLCANGTECLQALEDGSVDIYISTSGGAANMFPYVQVLDLPYLLRDDRIAEAVLSGDFVREMRADILADSDDSIRLMTIGNTGGWRNFANTKRQVQQPSDLKGLKIRTVVADLPQELVRAMGASPTPIPWPELYTSFQTGVVEGSKNGITDIMGMKFTEAGLKYVTLDGHAYMAALWYMNNEAFLDMPEDLRRVIVDGFNALQQATFASPKRKSIQAYQDFNKAGGSLYVPTPAEKEQFKAAAMPVYSWFEKNVKSGGKYYDLLVSEATKAEQAIAENYKSDLQ, from the coding sequence ATGAATGTAGAGCACAAAATGTTGGCCAAGAAACTCGCCGGTGGCCTGGCGGTTGCGGCACTAACCCTATCGATCGGCATCGCTCATGCGGCCGACTTTAACTTACGGGCCGTCGCAAATTCCAACGAAAACGATGAAGACTATGACGGTCTGGTGGTCTTTAAAGACTTTGTTGAAGCCCATTCCAATGGCAAGATATCGGTTGATCTCTTTATCGGAACCCAACTCTGTGCCAATGGCACCGAATGTCTGCAAGCCTTAGAGGACGGTTCGGTTGATATCTATATTTCCACCTCCGGTGGCGCAGCGAACATGTTCCCCTATGTTCAGGTCCTCGACTTACCCTATCTGTTACGTGACGACCGCATCGCCGAAGCCGTTTTAAGTGGCGACTTTGTGCGCGAAATGCGCGCCGATATCCTGGCCGACTCTGACGACAGCATTCGCCTGATGACCATTGGCAATACCGGTGGCTGGCGCAACTTTGCCAACACCAAACGCCAAGTGCAGCAGCCAAGCGATCTAAAAGGCTTGAAGATACGCACCGTGGTTGCCGATTTGCCGCAAGAATTGGTTAGGGCCATGGGCGCCAGCCCAACGCCGATCCCTTGGCCAGAACTGTACACCTCGTTTCAAACGGGTGTAGTGGAAGGGTCGAAAAATGGCATTACCGATATCATGGGTATGAAGTTCACTGAGGCGGGTCTGAAATATGTCACCCTCGATGGCCACGCCTATATGGCAGCTCTGTGGTATATGAATAACGAGGCCTTCTTGGATATGCCCGAAGACTTACGCCGCGTGATCGTGGACGGTTTTAATGCCTTACAGCAAGCCACCTTTGCCTCACCGAAGCGTAAATCGATTCAGGCCTACCAGGACTTTAATAAGGCTGGCGGCAGTCTGTATGTGCCCACGCCCGCTGAAAAAGAGCAGTTCAAGGCAGCAGCGATGCCGGTTTACAGCTGGTTTGAAAAGAACGTCAAGTCTGGTGGTAAGTACTATGACTTGCTCGTCTCTGAAGCGACTAAGGCCGAGCAGGCGATCGCAGAAAACTATAAGTCGGATTTGCAGTAA
- a CDS encoding pentapeptide repeat-containing protein, with protein MPNPLDSTSEYLSLTFVGLDLSNETLSFKEFDGCVFKECRFDSVTFKNCKFIECEFVSCNLSVVNMSYSRFMDVAFRDSKIIGVDWTKAAWPNLSLPAPISFHNSLLNDSSFYGLHLADLIIEDCKVHDVDFREGNFSQGDFSGSDFANSLFNGANLSGVSFENAENYYIDLNHTNIKQAKFSRLEAVCLLESLDIELLD; from the coding sequence ATGCCAAACCCTCTTGATAGCACGAGCGAATATCTGTCGCTAACCTTCGTCGGTCTCGACCTGTCCAATGAGACGCTCAGTTTTAAAGAATTCGATGGCTGCGTTTTTAAGGAGTGCCGCTTCGATAGCGTCACCTTCAAGAATTGCAAATTTATTGAATGTGAATTTGTCAGCTGCAACTTGAGTGTCGTCAACATGAGTTACAGCCGGTTTATGGACGTCGCCTTTAGGGACAGCAAGATTATCGGCGTCGACTGGACCAAGGCCGCCTGGCCGAATCTTTCATTGCCGGCTCCAATCTCATTTCACAATTCGCTGCTCAACGACTCATCGTTCTATGGTTTGCATCTGGCCGATCTTATTATTGAAGACTGTAAGGTCCATGATGTGGATTTTCGCGAGGGCAACTTCAGCCAGGGTGATTTTTCCGGATCGGATTTCGCCAATAGTCTCTTCAATGGCGCCAACCTCAGTGGCGTGTCGTTTGAAAACGCCGAGAACTACTATATCGACCTGAACCACACCAATATTAAACAGGCAAAGTTCAGCCGGCTCGAGGCCGTCTGTTTGCTGGAAAGTTTGGATATCGAATTGCTCGACTGA
- a CDS encoding DUF3010 family protein, producing MKVCGVELKGSEAIISLVGYDQGAFQVPDCRQRLFTVSQSEDTDAIRQFQFAFKKLLEDYHIDEVVILRREQKGKFAGSSTSFKLEAAIQLIGLPVSVLATAQVKEQFKAAPPSTDFGGLELKKFQQPAFNAAYAFLNMKLNQR from the coding sequence ATGAAAGTCTGTGGCGTAGAATTAAAAGGCAGCGAAGCGATTATCAGTTTAGTAGGCTACGACCAGGGCGCCTTTCAAGTGCCCGATTGTCGTCAGCGCTTGTTCACCGTGTCTCAATCTGAGGATACCGACGCGATTCGCCAATTTCAGTTTGCCTTTAAAAAGCTACTGGAGGATTACCATATTGATGAGGTTGTGATCCTGCGACGTGAACAGAAGGGCAAGTTTGCCGGCAGTTCCACCAGCTTTAAGTTAGAAGCGGCCATTCAGCTAATCGGCCTACCGGTTTCGGTGCTGGCCACGGCCCAGGTCAAGGAGCAATTCAAGGCGGCGCCGCCCTCGACCGACTTCGGCGGTTTGGAGCTGAAGAAATTTCAACAACCGGCCTTTAATGCCGCCTATGCTTTTCTCAATATGAAGTTGAATCAACGCTAG